One Tachysurus vachellii isolate PV-2020 chromosome 8, HZAU_Pvac_v1, whole genome shotgun sequence genomic window carries:
- the LOC132849885 gene encoding protein FAM124A isoform X2: MFIDSLSVQLFFHCPFPWDLSMGDLLQDPFLVSVHIITDPGQAKTLQCAADRLLSLLHPQLTLFRVSERVEGPQCPTDLQLSLRPSLSVILFLQKDYGWDESHEHQLRRPPWRYHHTEEVKGLAFSPSKQDFFMLAPGTPLWALRKVHYGKEIVRFTIYCRYETYSDQVRLYRLLLHRPLAQRNRLYSFCVVYSNNYMEIQLSVKQLPRGQDPTPTECTLMEIRVRNMGGLIPLLPHPCRPISDIRWQTKDYDGNKILLQVQSSKETTLPSSSSETPSVTPSNGYGPDVCQKCCCRSPSHSHSQNALMQYKQEDIECIQCSQEIVCAGWTDVHTHSLISMATEAFHSVSTYPSTSHPCRSFSLTMPRFRINVDTLVGAEETDVDTGQAVISRSIDLSVVSAYMLPQRQILSNARVSQPLSEPPKLYSITSSLNPSNKTSLKNSVRTLQANLKWNRGENRMNGSERIKDMKLEDKQEFFI; this comes from the exons ATGTTCATTGATTCCCTCTCAGTCCAACTCTTTTTTCATTGTCCATTTCCATGGGATTTGTCTATGGGAGACCTCCTGCAAGACCCCTTCCTCGTTTCTGTTCACATCATAACAGATCCAGGTCAGGCGAAAACACTACAATGTGCAGCTGACCGACTCCTCTCCCTCCTCCATCCACAACTGACCCTCTTCAGAGTGTCAGAGCGAGTAGAAGGGCCCCAGTGCCCCACAGACCTCCAGCTATCCCTTCGTCCAAGCCTATCTGTCATCCTCTTCCTGCAAAAAGATTATGGATGGGATGAGAGCCATGAGCATCAGCTGAGGCGTCCTCCATGGCGTTACCACCACACAGAGGAAGTAAAAGGCTTAGCATTTTCCCCATCAAAGCAAGATTTCTTCATGCTAGCCCCTGGCACACCACTCTGGGCTCTGCGGAAAGTACATTATGGAAAGGAGATTGTACGATTCACAATATACTGTCGATATGAGACCTACAGTGATCAGGTGCGGCTCTACAGACTGCTACTTCATCGACCTTTAGCACAGAGGAACCGGCTTTATAGCTTCTGTGTGGTCTACTCCAACAACTATATGGAGATTCAGCTATCGGTTAAGCAATTACCACGAGGTCAGGATCCTACCCCCACAGAATGCACTCTTATGGAGATACGTGTGAGAAATATGGGAGGGCTCATACCACTTCTGCCCCATCCCTGTAGACCAATCAGTGACATACGTTGGCAAACCAAGGATTACGATGGGAATAAGATATTGCTGCAG GTACAGAGTTCAAAGGAAACCACGCTACCCTCTTCATCCTCAGAGACTCCCTCTGTTACACCATCAAATGGTTATGGCCCTGATGTCTGTCAGAAGTGTTGCTGCAGAAGTCcatcacactctcattctcagaATGCACTCATGCAGTATAAGCAGGAAGACATAGAATGTATTCAGTGTAGCCAGGAAATTGTGTGTGCTGGATGGACAGATGTCCACACTCACTCCCTAATCTCAATGGCAACAGAAGCATTTCATTCGGTAAGCACCTATCCTTCCACCTCCCATCCATGCAGGTCCTTCTCTCTCACAATGCCAAGGTTCCGGATAAATGTAGACACATTAGTGGGAGCCGAAGAGACAGATGTAGACACTGGTCAAGCAGTAATTAGCAGATCTATAGATCTTTCGGTGGTCTCAGCTTATATGCTCCCACAGAGGCAAATTCTTTCAAATGCTAGAGTCTCACAGCCTCTATCAGAGCCTCCAAAATTGTACAGCATCACATCATCTCTAAACCCCTCAAATAAAACATCACTTAAAAATAGTGTGCGCACCCTTCAGGCCAATTTAAAGTGGAATAGAGGGGAGAATCGGATGAATGGCTCAGAAAGAATTAAAGACATGAAATTGGAGGACAAACAGGAGTTCTTCATCTGA
- the LOC132849885 gene encoding protein FAM124A isoform X1, whose translation MSFSSEMKRNSSERERAKPAETVGQDYSPESPTSNLLQDPFLVSVHIITDPGQAKTLQCAADRLLSLLHPQLTLFRVSERVEGPQCPTDLQLSLRPSLSVILFLQKDYGWDESHEHQLRRPPWRYHHTEEVKGLAFSPSKQDFFMLAPGTPLWALRKVHYGKEIVRFTIYCRYETYSDQVRLYRLLLHRPLAQRNRLYSFCVVYSNNYMEIQLSVKQLPRGQDPTPTECTLMEIRVRNMGGLIPLLPHPCRPISDIRWQTKDYDGNKILLQVQSSKETTLPSSSSETPSVTPSNGYGPDVCQKCCCRSPSHSHSQNALMQYKQEDIECIQCSQEIVCAGWTDVHTHSLISMATEAFHSVSTYPSTSHPCRSFSLTMPRFRINVDTLVGAEETDVDTGQAVISRSIDLSVVSAYMLPQRQILSNARVSQPLSEPPKLYSITSSLNPSNKTSLKNSVRTLQANLKWNRGENRMNGSERIKDMKLEDKQEFFI comes from the exons ACCTCCTGCAAGACCCCTTCCTCGTTTCTGTTCACATCATAACAGATCCAGGTCAGGCGAAAACACTACAATGTGCAGCTGACCGACTCCTCTCCCTCCTCCATCCACAACTGACCCTCTTCAGAGTGTCAGAGCGAGTAGAAGGGCCCCAGTGCCCCACAGACCTCCAGCTATCCCTTCGTCCAAGCCTATCTGTCATCCTCTTCCTGCAAAAAGATTATGGATGGGATGAGAGCCATGAGCATCAGCTGAGGCGTCCTCCATGGCGTTACCACCACACAGAGGAAGTAAAAGGCTTAGCATTTTCCCCATCAAAGCAAGATTTCTTCATGCTAGCCCCTGGCACACCACTCTGGGCTCTGCGGAAAGTACATTATGGAAAGGAGATTGTACGATTCACAATATACTGTCGATATGAGACCTACAGTGATCAGGTGCGGCTCTACAGACTGCTACTTCATCGACCTTTAGCACAGAGGAACCGGCTTTATAGCTTCTGTGTGGTCTACTCCAACAACTATATGGAGATTCAGCTATCGGTTAAGCAATTACCACGAGGTCAGGATCCTACCCCCACAGAATGCACTCTTATGGAGATACGTGTGAGAAATATGGGAGGGCTCATACCACTTCTGCCCCATCCCTGTAGACCAATCAGTGACATACGTTGGCAAACCAAGGATTACGATGGGAATAAGATATTGCTGCAG GTACAGAGTTCAAAGGAAACCACGCTACCCTCTTCATCCTCAGAGACTCCCTCTGTTACACCATCAAATGGTTATGGCCCTGATGTCTGTCAGAAGTGTTGCTGCAGAAGTCcatcacactctcattctcagaATGCACTCATGCAGTATAAGCAGGAAGACATAGAATGTATTCAGTGTAGCCAGGAAATTGTGTGTGCTGGATGGACAGATGTCCACACTCACTCCCTAATCTCAATGGCAACAGAAGCATTTCATTCGGTAAGCACCTATCCTTCCACCTCCCATCCATGCAGGTCCTTCTCTCTCACAATGCCAAGGTTCCGGATAAATGTAGACACATTAGTGGGAGCCGAAGAGACAGATGTAGACACTGGTCAAGCAGTAATTAGCAGATCTATAGATCTTTCGGTGGTCTCAGCTTATATGCTCCCACAGAGGCAAATTCTTTCAAATGCTAGAGTCTCACAGCCTCTATCAGAGCCTCCAAAATTGTACAGCATCACATCATCTCTAAACCCCTCAAATAAAACATCACTTAAAAATAGTGTGCGCACCCTTCAGGCCAATTTAAAGTGGAATAGAGGGGAGAATCGGATGAATGGCTCAGAAAGAATTAAAGACATGAAATTGGAGGACAAACAGGAGTTCTTCATCTGA